One genomic segment of Thalassospiraceae bacterium LMO-SO8 includes these proteins:
- a CDS encoding adenylate/guanylate cyclase domain-containing protein gives MAWSLILAFALITLAVFSAIIYFNHYHNAALTYGYTAKSISDVAQRIKARVDGTLRPALALAADAEDLAWSASGEPFGPDARRYVAGFMEVNPQVSSVYFAVGNTDFIQIYNVVPGETIDWGKVVVPAGTRFIVRHLRGPADQARDETWTFLDAAKRPFGEPFHRMQRYDPRTRPWYKAVAKGDAVELSMPYAFATLNTVGITASKRVDGGVGGVFGVDMTLSGLSRVLEDLDIAGKGSAIAFTRDGMVIAHPDKRKIVVRGADGTLRPAQVKDLDDPIAEAMFDAARIGARLVARVQSMDAFIGAKPLAFLDGEPDLISFDVGETPFVSHIVRLDTQISTDAFLGIALLRAEVLKGVAGLTVNSLALSLLFLLGGTLLIVLVARNMARPIADLARETDIIRRLELDAPLTIRSRVAEVQDLAAAIGTLKTTLQGLGRYIPRGVVHNLIKEGKLPELGGQSRQVTVMFTDAVGFTKLGELMNPQDLMRKLSSYFEVLSAEVLAEGGNIDKYIGDAVMAVWNGVEDDPEHTIRACRAALKCAAENDRLNEMWRSYKWPEIHTRFGLHQGEAVVGNVGSRTRMDHTTIGACVNTASRLEGLNKAYGTRILISDVVRDRVVDRFLTRPVDRVRPAGSTQPIMVYELLGALDGDAAIAASPEAHRRCARWAEIYDAYLARDWTGVGSLIDAFLADFPGDGVALVYRERARRYASAPPPDDWDGVEISDRK, from the coding sequence ATGGCGTGGAGCCTGATCCTTGCGTTTGCCTTGATCACGCTGGCGGTGTTTTCCGCCATCATCTACTTCAATCACTATCATAACGCCGCCCTGACCTACGGCTATACGGCCAAGTCGATCAGCGATGTGGCGCAACGGATCAAGGCTCGGGTCGACGGGACGCTCAGACCGGCCCTGGCTCTTGCCGCCGACGCCGAGGATTTGGCGTGGTCGGCGTCGGGAGAGCCTTTCGGTCCAGATGCCAGGCGCTATGTCGCCGGCTTCATGGAGGTCAATCCCCAGGTCTCCTCCGTCTACTTCGCCGTCGGAAATACGGATTTCATCCAGATCTACAATGTCGTTCCCGGCGAAACCATCGACTGGGGCAAGGTCGTGGTGCCCGCGGGCACGCGGTTCATCGTCCGCCATCTGCGGGGACCGGCCGATCAGGCGCGCGACGAAACCTGGACGTTCCTGGACGCCGCCAAGCGGCCGTTCGGCGAACCGTTCCACCGCATGCAGCGGTACGATCCGCGTACCCGGCCCTGGTACAAGGCCGTCGCCAAGGGGGATGCGGTGGAACTGTCCATGCCCTATGCCTTCGCGACGCTGAACACCGTGGGGATTACCGCGTCAAAGCGCGTCGATGGCGGCGTCGGCGGCGTGTTCGGCGTCGATATGACCCTGTCGGGCCTGTCGCGGGTGCTGGAGGATTTGGACATCGCCGGCAAGGGCAGCGCCATCGCCTTTACCCGCGACGGCATGGTGATCGCCCATCCGGACAAGCGGAAGATCGTGGTCCGCGGCGCGGACGGAACCTTGCGCCCCGCCCAGGTCAAGGACCTGGACGACCCCATCGCCGAAGCCATGTTCGATGCCGCCCGGATCGGCGCGCGCCTGGTTGCCCGGGTCCAATCGATGGATGCCTTCATCGGCGCCAAGCCGCTTGCCTTTCTTGACGGCGAACCGGACCTGATCTCGTTCGACGTGGGGGAAACGCCGTTCGTGTCCCATATCGTGCGCCTGGACACCCAGATCAGCACGGACGCCTTTCTGGGTATTGCGCTGCTGCGGGCGGAAGTTCTCAAGGGTGTCGCCGGGTTGACCGTCAACAGCCTGGCCCTGTCATTGCTGTTTCTTCTCGGCGGCACTCTGTTGATCGTCCTTGTCGCCCGCAACATGGCGCGGCCGATTGCGGATCTGGCGCGGGAAACCGACATCATTCGGCGCCTTGAATTGGACGCGCCGCTGACGATCCGGTCGCGGGTCGCCGAGGTGCAGGATCTGGCGGCGGCGATCGGCACCTTGAAGACCACCTTGCAGGGGCTAGGCCGCTACATCCCCAGGGGTGTGGTCCACAACCTGATCAAGGAAGGAAAACTGCCCGAGCTGGGCGGGCAAAGCCGCCAGGTCACGGTCATGTTCACCGACGCGGTCGGCTTCACCAAGCTGGGCGAATTGATGAACCCCCAGGACCTGATGCGCAAGCTGTCGTCCTATTTCGAAGTCCTGTCGGCGGAGGTTCTCGCCGAAGGCGGCAACATCGACAAATACATCGGCGATGCCGTGATGGCCGTGTGGAACGGCGTCGAGGACGATCCGGAACACACCATCCGCGCCTGCCGGGCCGCCCTGAAATGCGCCGCTGAAAACGACCGCCTGAACGAGATGTGGCGGTCCTACAAGTGGCCGGAAATCCATACCCGGTTCGGGTTGCATCAAGGCGAGGCGGTGGTCGGAAACGTCGGGTCGCGCACGCGCATGGACCACACCACCATCGGCGCCTGCGTGAACACGGCGTCGCGCCTGGAAGGCCTGAACAAGGCCTACGGCACCCGCATCCTCATCAGCGACGTCGTGCGGGACAGGGTCGTGGACCGGTTCCTGACGCGGCCCGTCGATCGGGTCCGGCCAGCCGGCAGCACGCAGCCGATCATGGTCTATGAACTTCTCGGCGCGCTGGACGGTGACGCCGCCATCGCGGCCTCACCCGAGGCGCACCGGCGCTGTGCGCGCTGGGCCGAAATCTACGACGCCTATCTGGCCCGTGACTGGACCGGCGTCGGATCCCTCATCGACGCCTTTCTGGCGGATTTTCCCGGCGACGGCGTCGCCCTGGTGTACCGGGAACGGGCCCGGCGCTATGCATCGGCGCCGCCCCCCGACGATTGGGACGGGGTCGAGATTTCCGACCGGAAATAG
- the phaR gene encoding polyhydroxyalkanoate synthesis repressor PhaR encodes MAEKKPAEGEPIIIKKYANRRLYNTATSSYVTLDYLSQMVKDGDEFVVNDAKTGEDITRQVLTHIIVEEESKGTNLLPIGFLRHLISFYGDSLQAVVPNYLEQTMQSFATNQEALRKTMEDALGGFNPFGQFEEVSKQNMVLFENAMKMFSPFPMPTQPTDAPKGGAAPKSGADIDDMRAKLEEMQRQLDSLSGDKK; translated from the coding sequence ATGGCGGAAAAAAAGCCTGCCGAGGGCGAGCCGATTATCATCAAGAAGTACGCCAACCGGCGGCTTTATAATACGGCGACGTCAAGCTATGTGACGCTCGATTACCTGTCCCAGATGGTCAAGGATGGTGACGAGTTCGTCGTCAACGACGCCAAGACCGGCGAGGACATCACCCGCCAGGTTCTGACCCACATCATCGTCGAAGAGGAAAGCAAGGGCACCAATCTGCTGCCCATCGGCTTCCTGCGCCACCTCATCAGCTTCTACGGCGACAGCCTTCAGGCCGTGGTGCCCAATTACCTGGAACAGACGATGCAGTCCTTCGCGACCAATCAGGAAGCGCTGCGCAAAACGATGGAAGACGCGCTCGGGGGCTTCAATCCGTTCGGTCAGTTCGAGGAAGTGTCCAAGCAGAACATGGTGCTGTTCGAGAACGCCATGAAGATGTTCTCGCCGTTTCCCATGCCGACGCAGCCGACTGACGCGCCGAAAGGTGGCGCCGCGCCGAAGAGCGGCGCCGACATCGACGACATGCGGGCCAAGCTGGAAGAGATGCAGCGTCAGCTTGATTCCCTGTCCGGCGACAAGAAGTAG
- the queG gene encoding tRNA epoxyqueuosine(34) reductase QueG, whose protein sequence is MNPTAPDLLKRRLMDEARALGFDAVGVTDTRAAPRDRQALEAFLKAGHHGDMAWMADGPRGAVRGDPQAMVPGARTAIVLARNYGPPGDPMNIPGQPDKGAISVYAQGKDYHDVIKKRLKQLARWLQAEAAQDRDDPPDVRVFVDTAPLMEKPLAQRAGIGWQGKHTNLVSRPHGSWLFLGEILTTLELPPDRPEADHCGSCDACLRACPTDAFPEPYRLDATRCISYLTIEHKDAIAPDLMARMGNHVYGCDDCLAACPWNKYAHPTDEPAFAPRPDLDGPRLADLARLDDAAFRKMFAGSPIKRTGRDRFVRNVMIALGNSGDPALAPVAEDLCGDASDLVAGAARWAQARLTGTNG, encoded by the coding sequence ATGAACCCGACTGCACCAGACCTTCTGAAACGTCGCCTGATGGACGAGGCCAGGGCCCTCGGCTTCGACGCCGTCGGGGTCACCGACACGCGGGCGGCACCCCGCGACCGGCAGGCGTTGGAGGCCTTTCTCAAGGCCGGGCATCACGGCGACATGGCCTGGATGGCCGACGGCCCCCGGGGGGCGGTGCGCGGCGACCCGCAAGCCATGGTGCCGGGCGCGCGCACGGCCATCGTGCTGGCCCGCAACTACGGCCCCCCGGGCGATCCCATGAACATTCCCGGGCAGCCGGACAAGGGGGCGATCAGCGTCTACGCCCAGGGCAAGGATTACCATGACGTCATCAAGAAGCGCCTGAAGCAACTGGCCCGTTGGCTCCAGGCCGAAGCGGCCCAGGACCGGGACGACCCGCCCGACGTGCGGGTTTTCGTCGACACGGCGCCGCTCATGGAAAAGCCCCTGGCGCAACGCGCCGGAATCGGCTGGCAGGGCAAGCACACCAACCTGGTGTCGCGGCCCCATGGGTCCTGGTTGTTCCTGGGCGAAATTCTGACCACGTTGGAACTGCCGCCCGACCGGCCGGAAGCCGACCATTGCGGGTCCTGCGACGCCTGCCTGCGCGCCTGTCCGACGGACGCCTTTCCCGAACCCTACCGGCTGGATGCGACGCGCTGCATCAGCTATCTGACCATCGAGCACAAGGACGCCATCGCGCCCGACCTGATGGCCCGCATGGGCAACCACGTCTATGGCTGCGACGACTGCCTGGCCGCCTGTCCGTGGAACAAATACGCGCATCCGACGGACGAGCCCGCCTTCGCCCCCCGCCCCGACCTGGACGGACCGCGCCTCGCCGATCTGGCGCGGCTCGACGACGCGGCGTTCCGAAAGATGTTCGCGGGTTCGCCGATCAAGCGCACGGGCCGCGACAGGTTCGTGCGGAATGTGATGATCGCCCTGGGCAATTCGGGCGACCCGGCGCTGGCGCCGGTGGCGGAAGATTTATGCGGCGATGCATCGGACCTGGTCGCGGGGGCCGCCCGCTGGGCCCAGGCCCGCCTGACCGGGACGAACGGCTAG
- the queC gene encoding 7-cyano-7-deazaguanine synthase QueC: protein MNGETAVVLLSGGLDSTTVLAIARDKGYRVLALSFRYGQRHSVELDIAARVARRMRVARHAVADIDLTIYGGSALTADIDVPKDRDADAMADGIPVTYVPARNTIFLAHALALAETGGAKNIFIGVNALDYSGYPDCRPAFIKAFQRLANLATKEGVEAMARGTDGPFHVQAPLMDMTKAEIIQHGMTLGVDYAQTWSCYDPHPGAGGATDMPVHCGRCDSCLLRKKGFAEAGVADPTAYAV from the coding sequence GTGAACGGTGAAACAGCCGTGGTTTTGTTGTCGGGCGGACTCGATTCCACGACCGTCCTGGCCATCGCGCGGGACAAGGGCTACCGCGTTCTGGCCTTGTCGTTCCGTTACGGGCAACGCCATTCCGTGGAATTGGACATCGCCGCCCGCGTCGCCCGGCGCATGAGGGTGGCCCGTCATGCCGTCGCCGACATCGACCTGACGATCTACGGTGGGTCCGCCCTGACCGCGGACATCGACGTGCCCAAGGACCGCGATGCCGACGCCATGGCCGACGGCATTCCCGTCACTTACGTGCCGGCGCGCAACACCATCTTCCTGGCCCATGCCCTGGCGCTGGCCGAAACGGGGGGCGCCAAGAACATCTTCATCGGCGTCAACGCGCTCGACTATTCCGGCTATCCCGATTGCCGCCCGGCCTTCATCAAGGCGTTTCAGCGCCTGGCCAATCTGGCGACCAAGGAAGGGGTCGAGGCCATGGCCCGCGGCACGGACGGCCCATTCCATGTGCAGGCCCCGCTGATGGACATGACCAAGGCGGAAATCATCCAGCACGGAATGACGTTGGGCGTCGATTACGCGCAGACGTGGAGCTGCTACGACCCGCATCCGGGTGCGGGCGGCGCCACGGATATGCCGGTCCATTGCGGGCGCTGCGATTCCTGCCTGCTGCGGAAGAAGGGGTTCGCCGAGGCCGGGGTCGCCGACCCCACGGCCTACGCCGTCTAG
- the queE gene encoding 7-carboxy-7-deazaguanine synthase: protein MTYSVKEIYFTLQGEGAQTGRPAVFLRFAGCNLWSGREQDRAAAQCRFCDTDFVGTDGPGGGVFKDAAALAAAVAASWPGGGEPLVVCTGGEPLLQVDEALIEALHDAGFRVAVETNGTLKAPQGLDWICVSPKAGTEVVQRAGDELKLVFPQPGAEPQRFEDWGFANFLLQPMDGPDRDAHTRAAVDFCLAHPKWRLSLQTHKLLGIP from the coding sequence ATGACCTATTCGGTCAAGGAAATCTATTTCACGTTGCAAGGCGAGGGCGCGCAGACCGGCCGCCCGGCCGTGTTCCTGCGCTTCGCCGGATGCAACCTGTGGTCCGGGCGCGAACAGGACCGCGCGGCGGCGCAATGCCGGTTCTGCGACACGGATTTCGTCGGCACGGACGGTCCGGGCGGCGGCGTCTTCAAGGATGCGGCTGCCCTGGCGGCGGCGGTGGCGGCAAGTTGGCCGGGCGGGGGGGAGCCTTTGGTCGTCTGCACGGGCGGGGAGCCCTTGTTGCAGGTTGACGAGGCGTTGATCGAAGCCCTTCACGATGCAGGTTTCCGCGTCGCCGTGGAAACCAACGGCACGCTCAAGGCGCCCCAAGGGCTCGACTGGATCTGCGTCAGTCCCAAGGCCGGAACCGAGGTGGTGCAGCGCGCCGGGGATGAATTGAAGTTGGTGTTTCCCCAACCGGGTGCCGAGCCGCAGCGGTTCGAGGATTGGGGGTTCGCCAACTTTCTGCTGCAGCCCATGGACGGCCCCGATCGGGATGCCCATACCAGGGCGGCCGTGGATTTCTGCCTTGCGCATCCGAAATGGCGGTTGTCGTTGCAGACCCACAAGTTGCTGGGCATTCCCTGA
- a CDS encoding formylglycine-generating enzyme family protein: protein MISRFPPVLRITVLLLALSAVPALAQTPAAPASKPAVKPAPAPPKVFKDCDVCPEMVVLPKGAFIMGSDLLPAEQPKHPVFIKKPFAMSRFEITFDNWEACLADKGCTHNPHDHNWGRGRQPIMNIDFHMAEGYAKWLSQKTGHKYRLPTEAEWEYGARAGSTTAYWFGDNPDDGLINCRKCAGAVPGHRNAPVGQYKPNPFGLYDMHGNAYEWVSDCWIPNYNGAPRDGSARTEGDCDVRVIRGGSWYYFARQSRSSSRAKNAAAVKSYWLSFRVVRELD from the coding sequence ATGATCTCCCGCTTTCCTCCCGTCCTCCGCATCACGGTCCTCCTGCTGGCCCTGTCCGCCGTCCCGGCCCTGGCCCAGACACCGGCTGCCCCGGCCTCTAAACCGGCGGTCAAGCCGGCGCCCGCGCCGCCCAAGGTGTTCAAGGACTGCGACGTCTGCCCGGAAATGGTCGTGCTGCCCAAGGGGGCGTTCATCATGGGCAGCGACCTGCTGCCGGCGGAACAGCCGAAGCACCCGGTATTCATCAAGAAGCCCTTCGCCATGAGCCGGTTCGAAATCACCTTCGACAATTGGGAGGCCTGCCTGGCCGACAAGGGCTGCACGCACAATCCCCACGACCACAACTGGGGCCGTGGCCGTCAGCCGATCATGAACATCGATTTCCACATGGCCGAGGGCTACGCCAAGTGGCTGTCGCAGAAGACCGGGCACAAATACCGCCTGCCGACGGAAGCGGAATGGGAATACGGTGCGCGGGCCGGATCGACCACGGCCTATTGGTTCGGCGACAACCCGGACGACGGCCTGATCAATTGCCGCAAATGCGCCGGCGCCGTGCCCGGCCACCGCAACGCCCCGGTCGGCCAGTACAAGCCCAATCCCTTCGGGCTCTACGACATGCACGGCAACGCCTATGAGTGGGTCTCGGACTGCTGGATCCCCAACTATAACGGGGCGCCGCGCGACGGTTCCGCGCGGACCGAAGGTGACTGCGACGTGCGCGTGATCCGGGGCGGGTCCTGGTATTACTTCGCACGGCAGTCGCGTTCGTCGTCACGGGCCAAGAACGCCGCGGCGGTGAAAAGCTATTGGCTGAGTTTCCGGGTCGTCCGGGAACTGGACTGA
- a CDS encoding CorA family divalent cation transporter, with the protein MTAASDAGFVFTGVLDGEGGARLLEVDQLAVQQEKGRVEWVHLDITKEPARQWLHDQPDLPELAVEGLLAPDTEPRYAELDDGILLILREVNTHENADPHDMISLRLWIGPARIISARLRHLAAIEDIKIALAKKSGPGSVSEFLCAVGRNMAKEKAEILAGVIEDLDEIDEDLAQADETKTLRPRIARLRRRAIQLHRFFKPQRAAFADIAERRPAWVDDSAADELAELSAEFGRLAADIEAILGRAQVTQDELRSLENQRATDITTTLTVVAAIFLPLGFVTGLLGINVGGIPLAESKAGFWAISGGLLVLGIALWLYFRNRRYL; encoded by the coding sequence ATGACGGCTGCGAGCGATGCAGGGTTTGTGTTCACCGGGGTGTTGGACGGCGAGGGCGGGGCGCGCCTGCTCGAGGTCGATCAGCTTGCCGTGCAGCAGGAAAAAGGCCGGGTCGAATGGGTGCACCTGGACATTACCAAGGAACCCGCCCGCCAATGGCTGCACGACCAGCCGGACCTGCCGGAGCTTGCGGTCGAGGGGCTTCTGGCGCCGGATACGGAGCCACGATATGCCGAGCTGGACGACGGCATCCTGCTGATCCTGCGCGAGGTCAACACCCACGAGAACGCCGATCCCCACGACATGATTTCGCTGCGTCTGTGGATCGGGCCGGCGCGCATCATTTCCGCCCGCCTGCGCCACCTTGCCGCCATCGAGGACATCAAGATCGCCCTGGCGAAGAAATCAGGGCCGGGCTCCGTTTCTGAATTTCTCTGTGCCGTCGGCCGCAACATGGCCAAGGAGAAGGCCGAGATTCTCGCCGGCGTGATCGAGGACTTGGACGAGATCGACGAGGACCTGGCCCAGGCCGACGAGACCAAGACCCTGCGTCCGCGGATCGCTAGGCTGCGTCGCCGGGCGATCCAGCTGCACCGCTTCTTCAAGCCTCAGCGCGCCGCCTTTGCCGATATCGCCGAACGGCGTCCGGCCTGGGTCGACGATTCTGCGGCCGACGAACTGGCGGAACTGTCGGCCGAATTCGGGCGCCTTGCGGCTGATATCGAAGCCATCCTGGGCCGCGCGCAGGTTACCCAGGACGAATTGCGTTCCCTGGAAAACCAGCGGGCGACGGACATCACCACGACGTTGACCGTGGTCGCGGCGATCTTCCTGCCGCTCGGTTTCGTCACGGGGCTTCTCGGCATCAACGTGGGCGGCATACCGCTTGCGGAATCGAAGGCCGGGTTCTGGGCCATCAGCGGCGGGCTTTTGGTCCTTGGGATTGCCCTTTGGCTTTATTTCCGCAACCGCCGCTATCTCTAG
- a CDS encoding xanthine dehydrogenase family protein molybdopterin-binding subunit — MLPKIIEHLAPAASVKTSRRAFLVASAAAAGAFVIGFGGVPARAAGGAAVSAAPAPFDAYIRIAADGSVTILSSQFDMGQGSYHGLATLVNEELGAGWDRLTVEGATGDLKAYGNIAWGGAVQGTGGSSSITTSFDRYRKAGAAARIMLTEAAAKDWGVPASEITVKDGRLSHPSGKSAGFGDLAAKAAQLPVPQDVPLKGRNDWTLIGNSDLRRYDSKAKTDGTHPFTIDVKLPGMLTAVMIHPPRFGAVVKSFDGAKAKAMKGVVDVVATPRGVAVVGDHMWAALAARDAVAVTWDESKAETRGSAAILADYEARAAGKPQAVARNDGDAPKALAGAAKTVEATFRFPYLAHAAMEPLNAVARMNADGTLELWAGHQLPGLYQGIAAGVAGIKPEQVVLHIMKTGGGFGRRGTPDADIVAEAVMVAKAIGYKAPVKVQWTRENDMRGGRYRPAYVHRLKAGIDGSGKLVAWDHHIVGQSIVAGTPFQGLIRNGIDQTSVEGASNLPYAVPNLHVGLTSTEVGVPPLWWRAVGSTHTAYATEAFLDQVAAAAGADPLAFRLAMLKDHPRHAAVLKLAAEKAGWGKPLAKGRFLGLAVHESFHTFVAHVAEVSVKGGEVKVHRVVAAVDCGTVVNPDVVKAQIEGGTGFGLGAILAEELTLGADGAVEQGNYDTYTPLRISAMPKVEVHIVPSEAPPTGVGEPGVPSIGPAVANAVARATGKWITTLPLTRGMQA; from the coding sequence ATGCTGCCCAAGATCATTGAACATCTCGCCCCGGCCGCTTCGGTGAAAACCAGCCGCCGCGCCTTCCTCGTCGCCTCGGCCGCCGCCGCGGGGGCTTTCGTCATCGGTTTCGGCGGCGTGCCCGCGCGGGCCGCCGGCGGGGCCGCCGTGTCCGCGGCCCCCGCGCCGTTCGACGCCTACATCAGGATCGCCGCCGACGGCAGCGTCACCATCCTGTCGTCCCAGTTCGACATGGGGCAGGGCTCCTATCACGGGCTCGCCACCCTGGTGAACGAGGAACTGGGCGCCGGCTGGGACCGCCTTACGGTCGAGGGCGCCACCGGCGACCTGAAGGCCTACGGCAACATCGCCTGGGGCGGCGCCGTGCAGGGCACGGGCGGTTCGTCCTCCATCACCACGTCGTTCGACCGCTACCGCAAGGCCGGGGCCGCCGCCCGCATCATGCTGACCGAGGCCGCCGCCAAGGACTGGGGCGTGCCCGCGTCCGAGATCACGGTGAAGGACGGGCGCCTGTCGCATCCGTCCGGCAAGTCGGCCGGTTTCGGCGATCTGGCGGCCAAGGCCGCGCAATTGCCGGTGCCCCAGGACGTGCCCCTGAAAGGCCGCAACGACTGGACCCTGATCGGCAACAGCGATCTGCGCAGATATGACAGCAAGGCCAAGACCGACGGCACCCACCCCTTCACCATCGACGTGAAACTGCCCGGCATGCTGACCGCCGTGATGATCCATCCGCCCAGGTTCGGTGCGGTGGTGAAATCGTTCGACGGGGCCAAGGCCAAGGCCATGAAGGGCGTGGTCGACGTGGTGGCGACGCCGCGCGGCGTCGCCGTGGTCGGCGACCACATGTGGGCGGCGCTCGCCGCGCGCGACGCGGTCGCCGTGACCTGGGATGAAAGCAAGGCGGAAACCCGGGGCTCGGCGGCGATCCTCGCCGATTACGAGGCGCGCGCCGCCGGCAAGCCGCAGGCCGTGGCCCGCAACGACGGCGACGCGCCCAAAGCCCTGGCGGGGGCCGCCAAGACGGTGGAGGCGACCTTCCGCTTTCCCTATCTCGCCCATGCGGCGATGGAGCCGCTCAACGCCGTGGCGCGCATGAACGCGGACGGCACTCTGGAGCTTTGGGCCGGGCACCAACTGCCCGGTCTTTACCAGGGCATCGCGGCGGGCGTCGCCGGGATCAAGCCCGAGCAGGTCGTCCTGCACATCATGAAGACCGGCGGCGGGTTCGGCCGCAGGGGCACGCCCGACGCCGACATCGTGGCCGAGGCGGTGATGGTCGCCAAGGCGATCGGCTACAAGGCCCCGGTCAAGGTGCAATGGACCCGCGAGAACGACATGCGGGGCGGACGATACCGCCCGGCCTATGTCCATCGGCTCAAGGCCGGCATCGACGGGTCCGGCAAGCTGGTCGCCTGGGACCACCACATCGTCGGCCAGTCGATCGTCGCCGGCACGCCGTTCCAGGGCCTGATCCGGAACGGCATCGACCAGACCTCGGTCGAGGGGGCGTCCAACCTGCCCTATGCGGTGCCCAACCTGCATGTCGGCCTGACGTCCACGGAAGTCGGCGTGCCGCCCCTATGGTGGCGGGCCGTCGGTTCCACCCATACCGCCTATGCGACCGAAGCTTTCCTCGACCAGGTCGCGGCGGCGGCGGGGGCCGATCCCCTGGCGTTCCGCCTGGCGATGCTCAAGGATCATCCGCGCCATGCGGCGGTTCTCAAGCTGGCGGCGGAAAAGGCCGGATGGGGCAAGCCGCTGGCCAAGGGCCGGTTCCTGGGCCTGGCCGTGCACGAAAGCTTCCATACCTTCGTCGCCCATGTCGCCGAGGTTTCGGTCAAGGGCGGCGAGGTCAAGGTGCACCGGGTGGTCGCCGCGGTCGATTGCGGCACCGTCGTCAACCCGGACGTGGTCAAGGCGCAGATCGAGGGCGGGACCGGGTTCGGCCTCGGCGCCATCCTGGCCGAGGAACTGACCCTGGGCGCCGACGGCGCGGTCGAACAGGGCAACTACGACACCTATACGCCGCTGCGCATCTCGGCCATGCCCAAGGTCGAGGTCCATATCGTTCCGTCGGAGGCCCCCCCGACCGGGGTGGGCGAGCCCGGCGTGCCGT
- a CDS encoding alpha/beta fold hydrolase, with product MTEEARRRLDQFSRGVRKYRTAPRTARPAEPPVIWREGSTRLLDYGAVPEAAAPDGPVVLVIPSLVNRFWILDLDHDQSLLRSLAARGLRPLVIDWDAPKGAETAFTLSDYIAGRLARALDVAVALNGGPVALAGYCMGGLLALALAQLRIKDIRALALMATPWDFHIARGDLVRVLAGMMPRLEDTVAKAGVLPVDMMQAMFASLDPYMTPAKFRRFAETAPDTLEAKRFVQLEDWLNDGVVLAGPVALECFRDWHLNNTPPRGEWIVGGDAIRPDRITCPVLVVVPEKDHLVPPGSSRALAAGLPDAEVLSVNAGHIGLVAGGSAHQTLFAPLSDWLLSAPAPIS from the coding sequence GTGACGGAGGAGGCGCGCCGGCGCCTGGACCAATTCTCCCGGGGCGTGCGCAAGTACCGCACGGCCCCCCGCACGGCCCGCCCGGCCGAACCGCCGGTGATCTGGCGCGAGGGTTCGACCCGCCTGCTCGACTATGGCGCCGTGCCCGAGGCGGCGGCCCCGGATGGCCCTGTCGTCCTGGTTATTCCCTCCCTGGTCAATCGGTTCTGGATCCTCGACCTGGACCACGACCAAAGCTTGCTGCGCTCCCTCGCGGCGCGCGGCCTGCGCCCCCTGGTCATCGATTGGGACGCGCCCAAGGGCGCGGAGACGGCCTTCACCCTTTCCGATTACATCGCCGGGCGGCTGGCCCGCGCGCTTGACGTCGCGGTCGCCCTCAATGGCGGGCCGGTGGCGCTGGCCGGCTACTGCATGGGCGGGCTGCTGGCCCTGGCCCTGGCGCAGCTTCGCATCAAGGATATCCGCGCCCTCGCCCTGATGGCCACGCCCTGGGACTTTCACATCGCCCGCGGCGACCTGGTGCGCGTGCTGGCGGGCATGATGCCCCGGCTGGAGGACACGGTGGCCAAGGCCGGCGTGTTGCCGGTCGACATGATGCAGGCGATGTTCGCGAGCCTCGACCCTTACATGACGCCCGCCAAGTTCCGCCGCTTCGCGGAGACGGCCCCGGACACCCTGGAGGCCAAACGCTTCGTGCAGTTGGAGGACTGGCTGAACGACGGCGTCGTGCTGGCCGGGCCGGTGGCGCTCGAATGTTTCCGCGACTGGCATCTGAACAACACGCCGCCCCGGGGCGAATGGATCGTCGGCGGCGACGCCATCCGCCCGGACCGGATCACCTGCCCCGTCCTGGTCGTGGTGCCGGAAAAGGACCATCTCGTGCCGCCGGGATCGAGCCGCGCCCTCGCGGCCGGCCTGCCCGACGCCGAGGTCCTGTCCGTCAACGCCGGCCATATCGGCTTGGTCGCCGGCGGCAGCGCGCATCAGACGCTGTTCGCGCCGCTGTCCGACTGGCTTTTGTCCGCCCCCGCGCCCATATCTTGA
- a CDS encoding (2Fe-2S)-binding protein: MPKLNINGVDHEVDAPDDMPLLWAIRDLVGLTGTKFGCGQALCGACTVHLDGQPSRSCQTFVGDLKGVKVTTIEGIGGKVAETVRQVWTDMDVPQCGYCQSGQVMAAVALLTETPKPSDDDIDAAMDGNLCRCATYHRIRAGIHEAARRLEA; encoded by the coding sequence ATGCCGAAACTGAACATTAACGGCGTCGATCATGAGGTCGATGCGCCGGACGACATGCCGTTGCTTTGGGCGATCCGCGACCTGGTCGGCCTGACCGGGACCAAATTCGGATGCGGCCAGGCATTGTGCGGCGCCTGCACCGTGCATCTGGACGGTCAGCCGTCGCGGTCCTGCCAGACTTTCGTCGGCGACCTCAAGGGCGTGAAGGTCACCACCATCGAAGGGATCGGCGGCAAGGTCGCCGAAACGGTCCGCCAGGTGTGGACGGACATGGACGTGCCGCAATGCGGCTACTGCCAGTCGGGCCAGGTGATGGCCGCCGTGGCGCTGCTGACGGAAACGCCCAAGCCTTCGGACGACGACATCGACGCGGCGATGGACGGCAACCTCTGCCGCTGCGCCACCTATCACCGCATCCGGGCCGGCATCCACGAAGCCGCCCGCCGGCTGGAGGCCTGA